A single window of Nicotiana tomentosiformis chromosome 1, ASM39032v3, whole genome shotgun sequence DNA harbors:
- the LOC104100713 gene encoding putative UDP-rhamnose:rhamnosyltransferase 1 gives MATKNYHVMVFPWLAFGHMLPFLELSKKLAAKGIRVSFVSTPKNLQRLPPIPSSLGDRIKLLEIPLPSIGGLPVNCEATVDLQPEEIQYLKKAYDKLALPFEELLLENLPDLILIDFAPFWIPEIAAKYGVSTAFFSVYTASTLAYLGSPVELKNGTLRTRPEHFVHPPPWFNFHSLVAHRPDYASTMMHNTHCPDASGVSSGQRIAKIVEGCKFVVVRSCNEFEEKYINLIEDLYQRPVLPIGILSPAPETGTQPQTDSGWSHIFRWLDKQKSKSVVFVGFGSEYKMPNKEIHELACALELSEQTFLWILRKPEGVEYQEVLPTGFLSRVSNQGIVSLGWAPQQDILAHPSIGGCLFHSGWGTIIEALSFGHRLILIPMVADQGLNAKLLVEKEIGHEVPRNEDGSFCKDIVANSIRLVMNTDEGEKLRSRAAQVQKIFSDHRLHDSYVDQFIQHIKRLEFQKGNEK, from the coding sequence ATGGCTACCAAGAACTACCATGTGATGGTGTTCCCATGGTTAGCCTTTGGCCATATGCTACCTTTCCTTGAATTATCAAAGAAATTGGCAGCAAAAGGGATACGCGTTTCCTTTGTTTCCACCCCAAAAAACCTGCAGAGATTACCCCCTATTCCCTCAAGTTTAGGAGATAGAATAAAGCTGCTGGAGATCCCATTGCCATCGATAGGTGGCCTGCCAGTGAATTGTGAGGCTACCGTTGATCTTCAACCAGAGGAAATACAGTACCTGAAAAAGGCATATGACAAATTAGCCCTACCATTTGAAGAGTTGCTGCTTGAGAATCTGCCAGACTTGATACTGATCGACTTTGCTCCGTTCTGGATTCCAGAAATTGCTGCTAAATATGGTGTGTCCACTGCCTTCTTTAGTGTGTACACAGCCTCAACATTAGCTTACCTGGGATCACCTGTTGAACTTAAAAATGGCACCCTACGTACCCGCCCTGAACATTTTGTACATCCTCCGCCTTGGTTCAACTTCCACTCTCTGGTAGCCCACAGGCCTGATTATGCATCAACAATGATGCATAACACGCATTGTCCTGATGCATCTGGTGTATCCAGTGGGCAACGTATAGCAAAAATTGTGGAGGGATGTAAATTTGTTGTAGTGAGAAGTTGCAATGAGTTCGAAGAGAAATATATAAATCTAATTGAGGATCTTTATCAGAGACCAGTTTTACCTATCGGCATACTTTCACCAGCACCCGAAACTGGGACTCAGCCACAAACAGATTCAGGATGGTCTCATATTTTCAGATGGCTGGATAAACAAAAGTCCAAGTCTGTGGTATTTGTTGGCTTCGGAAGTGAGTATAAGATGCCTAATAAGGAAATCCATGAGTTGGCTTGTGCTCTTGAGCTTTCAGAGCAAACCTTCCTATGGATTCTGAGAAAACCAGAAGGCGTAGAGTATCAAGaagtattacctacaggttttcTCTCTCGAGTATCAAACCAGGGGATTGTTAGTCTTGGTTGGGCACCTCAACAGGATATACTAGCTCATCCTTCCATCGGAGGATGCCTTTTCCATTCTGGTTGGGGTACCATTATTGAAGCTCTTAGCTTTGGGCACCGTCTGATTCTCATTCCGATGGTTGCTGATCAAGGACTTAATGCAAAGCTGTTAGTGGAAAAGGAGATAGGCCACGAAGTTCCAAGGAATGAAGACGGTTCCTTCTGCAAGGACATTGTAGCCAACTCAATAAGATTAGTGATGAATACCGACGAGGGAGAAAAATTGAGGTCAAGAGCTGCTCAAGTACAAAAGATTTTTAGTGACCACAGGCTCCACGATAGTTACGTAGACCAGTTCATTCAGCACATCAAAAGGCTAGAGTTTCAGAAGGGTAATGAAAAGTAA